The proteins below are encoded in one region of Anguilla anguilla isolate fAngAng1 chromosome 3, fAngAng1.pri, whole genome shotgun sequence:
- the dnajc3b gene encoding dnaJ homolog subfamily C member 3b yields the protein MLYGVYLNTFSLSAFEQSYTGMFLTMESKRRKGLSGVLSSLSLLCVVLDLQLDGVLGATHVEIEHHLEMGRKLLAAGQLAEALSHYHSAVEGDSKNYLTYYKRAAVFLAMGKSKSALPDLTRAIQLKPDFLAARLQRGNILLKQGNTEEAREDFRAVLEGAPDQAEARDQLLRTEELEALQEEAHIAHLHGDYQATVSVLDRVLELSPWDPESRELRAECYIQLGEPRKAIQDLTPTTRLRNDNRAAFLKLSMLHYSLGEYQEALNHVRECLRLDQDDKNCFSHYKQVKKLGKQMDSAEELISEQRYQEAMEKYESVMKTEPNIPFYTNKAKERICFCLVKDQRALEAVDACSEAHQRDPRNVNILRDRAEAYILNQDYEKAVEDYQEAREFDEENQEIREGLDRAQKLLKLSRKRDYYKILGVNRNANKQEIIKAYRKLAQQWHPDNFQSESEKKEAEKKFIDIASAKEVLTDPEMRQKFDAGEDPLDPENQQGGGGGQSWPFEFNPFGSGGNFHFKFHYN from the exons ATGTTATACGGGGtgtatttaaatactttttcattatCAGCGTTTGAGCAGTCTTACACAGGAATGTTTCTGACTATGGAGTCGAAGCGGCGGAAAGGTCTGAGCGGTGTGCTCTCTTCCTTGTCGCtgctttgtgttgtgttggACCTACAGCTGGACG GTGTCTTGGGGGCCACACATGTGGAGATTGAACATCACTTGGAGATGGGCCGCAAGCTGCTGGCAGCAGGGCAACTAGCAGAGGCTCTTTCCCACTACCACTCTGCTGTAG AGGGTGACTCTAAAAACTACTTGACGTACTACAAGCGTGCAGCAGTGTTTCTGGCCATGGGCAAGTCAAAGTCAGCCCTTCCTGATCTCACCAGAGCCATCCAGCTCAAACCAGACTTCCTAGCT gCTCGGCTTCAGAGGGGAAATATCCTTCTGAAGCAGGGCAACACTGAGGAGGCCAGAGAGGACTTCCGGGCTGTG TTGGAAGGGGCCCCAGACCAGGCAGAGGCTCGTGATCAGCTCCTGAGAACCGAGGAGCTAGAGGCACTGCAGGAAGAGGCGCACATCGCCCACCTGCATGGGGATTACCAGGCAACTGTCTCCGTGCTGGACCGTGTCTTAGAG CTCTCCCCCTGGGACCCAGAATCCCGGGAGCTGCGTGCAGAGTGCTACATCCAGCTGGGGGAACCGCGGAAAGCCATCCAGGACCTGACGCCCACCACCCGCCTGCGCAACGACAACCGCGCAGCCTTCCTGAAGCTCAGCATGCTGCACTATAGCCTGGGGGAGTACCAGGAGGCCCTGAA CCATGTCCGTGAATGTCTGAGGCTTGATCAGGATGATAAAAACTGTTTCTCCCACTACAAGCAAGTGAAGAAACTCGGCAAGCAGATGGACTCGGCCGAGGAGCTCATCTCTGAGCAGAG GTACCAGGAGGCGATGGAGAAATACGAGTCGGTAATGAAAACTGAGCCCAACATTCCCTTCTACACAAACAAAGCTAAGGAGAGGATCTGCTTCTGTCTGGTCAAG GATCAGAGGGCTTTGGAGGCGGTGGATGCGTGCTCCGAGGCCCACCAGAGAGACCCCCGAAATGTCAACATCCTCAGAGACCGAGCAGAAGCCTACATCCTGAACCAGGACTATGAGAAGG CTGTGGAGGACTACCAAGAAGCCCGGGAATTTGACGAGGAGAACCAGGAGATTCGAGAGGGGTTAGACCGAGCACAGAAGCTGCTCAAACTCTCCCGCAAGAGGGATTACTACAAGATCCTGGGAGTGAACAG aaatgcaaacaaacaggaaatcatTAAAGCGTACAGGAAGCTGGCTCAACAGTGGCACCCTGATAACTTTCAGTCTGAATCAGAGAAGAAGGAGGCAGAGAAGAAGTTCATTGACATTGCCTCTGCTAAAGAGGTGCTCACTGACCCAG AAATGCGACAGAAATTTGATGCAGGGGAGGACCCCCTGGACCCCGAGAACCAGCAGGGAGGTGGCGGGGGGCAAAGTTGGCCCTTTGAGTTCAATCCTTTTGGATCTGGCGGAAACTTCCACTTCAAATTCCACTACAACTAG
- the cldn15a gene encoding claudin-15a: MDPVIEVVGFLLGFLGWVMVGIALPNRYWKESTVDGSVITTSTIYENLWMSCASDSTGIHDCREFPSLLALSGYLQASRALMIAAIVMGTFGILATMVGMKCSKAGGENYILKGRIAGTGGVCFLLQGLCTMISVSWYAFNITQEFFDPFYPGTRFEFGEGLYIGWCSAILAICGGSCLLCACKLEQSDDTPYMYQPNKGTVYSAAVTSQRGATSPYDKNAYV, encoded by the exons ATGGACCCCGTTATAGAAGTTGTTGGTTTTTTACTTGGTTTTTTGGGCTGGGTGATGGTGGGGATTGCTCTGCCGAACCGTTACTGGAAAGAATCGACTGTGGACGGCAGCGTTATCACAACTTCAACCATTTACGAGAACCTATGGATGTCCTGCGCTTCAGACTCCACGGGTATCCACGACTGTCGTGAATTTCCTTCGCTGCTTGCCCTGTCCG GATATTTACAGGCGTCTCGCGCACTGATGATCGCTGCCATAGTGATGGGGACTTTTGGGATTCTTGCGACAATGGTAGGAATGAAGTGCTCCAAAGCAGGAGGAGAAAATTATATTCTGAAAGGCAGAATTGCTGGCACTGGGGGTGTGTGCTTTTTGCTACAAG GTCTGTGTACTATGATTTCTGTGTCCTGGTACGCCTTCAACATCACCCAGGAGTTCTTTGACCCGTTCTACCCCGGGACAAG GTTTGAATTTGGGGAAGGTCTGTATATCGGGTGGTGCTCAGCTATATTAGCCATCTGTGGAGGATCATGTCTGTTGTGTGCCTGCAAACTGGAGCAGTCTGATGATAC TCCCTACATGTACCAGCCTAACAAAGGCACAGTGTATTCAGCAGCTGTCACATCACAGAGGGGTGCCACCAGCCCATATGACAAGAATGCGTATGTCTGA